The sequence CCATAACACAAGAACAGGTTTTAAAAATTGGTCCTTGTGGACATTGTCCAAATGACGATCCTACTCATACACTGTATGAATGAGacctatatttaatattaatagcaataataaaaaaagCTTTATCTTGGAGAAACGGGGAGGACTTAacttatttcctccatttggaatTTGGTTCCCGTGAAGTATTGTGTAAGGAGGCCCAAGTCAGTCAGTAACCTCGGAAATGGAAATAGAGTTTAGCAGGAGGAGTAGCTGGCATGGAAGGAAGGATGGTCAGAGGGGCCCCTCTGAACACTCTGGCCAATGTACACATGAAAAAAAACGACTGAGAAAAATGTTGGCCAACTACATAGGAGCTTTTGCCGACATGAGTCCCATTTCTCCAAAATAACTTTCCCCAAACGAAAACCTTTACATTCTTTAAAACTTATTGATCACCACATCGTGTATTAACATTGTGCTTCGTAATCAACAGCAAAAGTCATATATAAAAAACCACATGCTTTTATAATCTAAACGAGTGAAATGATGCAAAACAGATTAAAGTATGATGCATGCTACTGGTTCATGAACTTCATtggacaagaaaacaaaacaacccaaaacccaGAAAACCCAAACCCCAGCAACAGACCGTTGCCATAGAAAAGCTTGAGCAGCTAGTGCTGGTCTCTAACAGCTCTCTCTATTGTTTCCTCCATCCCTTTCTAAAAAGGCCAAATCCAAAAGCAATTGGGcatcaaaaaataaaggaagaatagAGATGTTGAATCAAAAGTTGAACACAATAGTTCGACGTTAAAGATTTCCAAACAATATTGATCCACcctgtgtttgtattttttttcctgtttgttaaATCCCTGCTGTACTCTTGATTTATCCTTAATTTTCACATTGGCAAAAATTAAGATAAAGTAAGGCACCAAAAATCGCCCTGTATAACACCTTTCTAAAAGCCTCATCACCCATCACAGGCAAGCCAGGAACTTGCAGGGATCACCCTCTACTCATATCCTTGATTGTTGCCCCTGGTCAGGTGTTTCATTTCCTCCTATCCTATTTCCCTCTGTCACACAAGACGGTTGAATCCAAATATTTAACAGCACCAGGAAGCCGTTTCTTCTAGCtccctgtcctcagtcttttattcagaaaaaaatactgtatcaTAGAGAAGAAGCAGACATCCTTTGCTGGTTATATTGATTTGCTTACCAAATAACTACCTAATTAACTGGCAAACAGGTGGAAGGCTCCTCGCTAGTGACAGGCTCCTTGCGGGTCGTGGAAATAGCGCAAGGGCACACTGTCCCCCAGTCTGATCTGCTGATCTTCTCGGTAAGAAAACTAAGATATACGTTTAAGTGTTAAGTCAACTGTCTTCTCGGTAACGTCACCACATTTATGAGTAGCTTGCCGATGCCTACAATACAGATGTTTTATGCAATCTGCTCTCCAGGCATTTAAACGACATGGCATGTTCATGGCATAATTGTCAGTTGTACAAAACTATAAAAtccattcaaaataaaatttatgagagCTAATTGATCATGCTGTGCATGCTTCAAAGTTTGCGGGAGAAGATGGCTCATATTTTACTGCCTTTGCTGCAGCACAGTTTGTTACTCGGTGAAGGCTCCTTTTTCCTTAAGGACTTTTTCCAAGACTCACTTACATTGCTTTTTTCGTTATATCCAGTctcaaaataatcataaaattggCCTTTGCCCTCAAAAGCAAGGTCGTTGCCCACAGGTCCATGGCTCAGAGGACCACCATCCCTGTTGGTATCATCATTTACTTTCTCATCATTTAATTTGGCCTTTTCCTGAACACCAAGTGACCGGACGTTAGTAACAAAGATTTCACTGGCAGGTATCTGGCCATCACCCTTGTAAACAGGTGCGCTGCCTATATCAAAATCCACCTGCTGGGAACAGCTCGGTAAAGGCagagggggagaggaggagggagacgaggagggggaggaagaggaggcagtGGTGGAGGCACTTCCGACATTAGCATTGACCGAAAGGGGTAAATTTAGGTAGTGACCACCACATTCCTGGTACAAGCAGCAGGCGTGAAacttttcacactcctctttggCCATCCGAGGTCGTTTCCGGTAAGGACAGTCTTGAGCCATAAACCACTCCTGGGCAGAGGCGCCATTGAAAGAGCAGGCAGGAAAGCACCAGTTATTCTGCATGATAATTTCTCCATGGATCCTTTTCATCAGATTGTTTATAAGGACAGATCTTCGGAGGTACACTTCAGGATCATCGATAAACTTTAGCTTTTCTAAGGACATATAAAGGATGTGGGCTCGCTCCTCAAAGATTGAGATGGTCTAAAAAtcaaaaagggaagagaaagcttAGGAAGTGGgctttattaaaatatcatcCCAGCACATTTCTCTCTTGGCAGTTTCTGGGCCTGGGGATGCTATGGTCTGGTTTCCCTCGGGTTCATTTAGCAATGCTCTCCTGGGGGCTGCTAACGTCTCCCCTTCCCAGCAGACTGACTGGTGATGTTGAGCACTGGGGAATCCAGCCACAACTCAGACCTCGGCAGGGACAGGTCAGGATGTCCGCTCTTTAATGATGCAGTGAGGGGGATGGCGAAATGCACCAAACTAACCTATGCTGTTAGAAGTGAGGAGGAGTTTCTTTGGAGAGCTGAGAAATGGTGACTAGAGAGGGACACTGGGGAGGCTCTAAGTTGCTCATTACATTGTTTCTTAATCTGGATGCCAGTTACATGGCTATTTCACACTTTGTGAAATTTATCAAGCTGGACTCTTATGACACTTGGGCCTTAATGTGCGTGCTAACtcactttagtcctgtctgactctgggcaTCCCtatggactctttgcaaccctctggatcatagcccaccaggctcctctgtccatgggattctccaggcaagaatactggggtgggttgccatgccctcctccaggggatcttcctgacccagggatcgaacctgagtctcttatgtctcctgcatgggcaagtgggttctttactactagcgccacctgggaaactctgggcctttatgtgtgtgtatacaaatatacatgcacacacacatactcatttATTCTatgtcaataaatgttttttagaaGATGCCAAGTTGCAGGTCATCCTAAGTATATTTCAAACCCTGGGAGAGACATCAAGGAGAATGAGCTCACTCTGCCTGTGCTGTTTTTCTGGGTTTCATTCTTGCAATTATCTTTGCCTGATAGAGGGACGAAAATAATGAAAGAGGCTCAAACCCTAAAGGGAACTGCTGGTTGCAGGGCCACAGTAGGCTTTTTCTGGAATTGGGCAGGAGAGATGCAGAACGGAACTCAGAGGACTCACTCCCAGGTTGTGTGATGCCATTACTGTGTGATGGTTGGCACAAACTGGCAGCAGTTTGGAAAACTGCTACAGCCACAACAGAGAAACCAAAATGGACATAAAATGCTTCTGTCCTGGGGCCCAGCTCTTccaggtcattaaaaaaaaaaaaagctaacctCAGGAGCTGTGAATTAAACCAGCCCAAGCTGACCAAAGGCAGGAACTACACATACACGGAAAAGCCCAGCACCTGCCAAGGCATGCTGATGTCCTTTTATGAGCAGGGTCAGAGCAACGTCTAAaggctgggggggagggggggcgatGGAGTGAGAAGACAGGAagatgaattagaaaaaaattaaacatcctCTCTGCATTTCAAACAACTATGGCCTGGGTTATCCTCTCCTCCACTAAGTTAGCAGATAGTTTCTGAAAGAAGGTAACCATAGGAAAAGGCATTGGTATTTCAAAAGCTTAGCCAGTTTTAGACTTCTGTGTGCTTTCCCGatcctgtcatttccttcttattCATGCAAAAAAAGTtagctttggtttttctcttgggaataaattatatattttcacaAACAAAACATATGTAATAAACGTACCATGAAGGACACTTCTACTTTCATGCACACATTCAAAGGACAGAGAGTCCACCTCTGAGAGGTCAGGAAAGCCCTGGGTGACTATCCCCAGGTGGGCACACAGGTGGCCCTGGCCACGGGAGCCTGAGCTCAGAGACGGGGAGCAGGTCTGGGAAGAACAAGTGCATTTCTGCACATGTGAAAGCGCCAGTTACCATGAACCCTGAACGCAActtgagaaaaatgaaatcattagtgaaaaaaaaaaaaaaggcatttcttGGATTATATAATTCTGTTATTTCTGGACAAAGGAGTTCTTGCTGGCTCTTTCTTCAAATACTTGTGAAAAATAACCCAGGACCCCAAAAAGTGACAACGATTAATCTGGCTCTGCTGAGAAGTGGCTCATTTTCATTGCTTGGGTGGAACAATTTAATTTCTGGAAATGGATCAAGCAACTGTTACTAAGTATCTTAAactcttaataaaaataatgactatTAAAAAAACATACTTTATGGCTACAGCTGCTGAGTGGTGGGTGAAAATCCTCTTCTTCCACATACTTCCTCTTAAAGTATGTGATCTTGGATGTTGTTATAGGATTTGAAATTCCCCTGTAATGTGATCCTGTGGTAATAAATCAGATATGACAAATGACATGCGGTTTGCCAGAGGTTCTCCaaacaaaatgcttttctttccttgccTTCTAGAAGATAACTTGGCTACGTATTTGTCTGTACATGTggtgattaaaaataaacattagtcTTAATAGTTGCTATCATGAGGAATCCTGTGACCCAGGCCAGGAAAGGATTTCTAGACAATTATAGaggaaaatgacatattttagCATTTACAAAATATTCAGAATCGTAATTCTATGCACAGGCAAACAGCAAAATTCAAAAAGGGAAGTATTGTAATAACTAAATAATACTGGTATTTATTCAGATTATTTACTTAAATTCATGATAACACCATTTTTCAAATGTATGTATCTATTATTTAACTGTAAGCACTAATCACTGAACAACTTTTAAATATTACTGGCTCTCAGTAAGTAAACAAATGATTATCTGCACACTGGAGTTATAATATCCCTTCTTTcaaaatatgaaattcaaattttttcatttaaaattaaacttcagGGTAACAAAAGTCCTCTTTGCTCTCAAAAATCCAACATATCAACCATGAATAAAAATAGGGTCTAATTTTCAAAGACCAAGCTTTTACTCCTTTTTAGCAAATCGGACATCACCAAgtacttgttttcattttaggtTTTGGCTTTTTTTCCAACCTAGTAGCACACAAAAATCCAAAGGAACTCACCTTAGAGCATAGGAATAATGAATCAGGgagaacatatttttttctgggCTTACAAATTTTTTTACCTATAATACCAAAGGCAATTGTGTGCTTAATAAAAAGAAGAGCCACATAGCTGCTGGCCCAAAGGGCACATTCCTTTATGTCTCATGGGATAAAGATTTCATTGTCAAGCCCACCCAGGGCTTGTGTAGCACAGAGAGATCCATACAGTTCCAGAGGGTAGAAAATTGAAACTCAGACTGAAGAGTTTCAAGATCTGCTTTGGGtctcttaaaaatacaaatgcctgACTTTTACCTGAAGCAGCAGCACAGGGAAACTCAGGTCTGCATGCAATTAACATCACTCCTGGTCCTTTCCTTGGGACCTTGGAGTCCCTGGAGCACTCTCAGCTCAGGAGGGCACCCCAGACACCACCCTCATCTACCAGTCTGGCCACAGAGGGCAGCAGGGAAAGGTCAAAGGCAGTACCTGCCAGGGGGGGACCGGCTCCCCGGTCTCCCTGCAGGGGAGCCTGAGCCGGCCCCGGGGGGCTCAGGCCTCCGTAGCTGTCAGCCTCCCATAGTGTCTGGTACCCAGCAATTTCAGCAGCTCCTTCCGAGACAATGGGCTCGCAGAATCTATTCATGGACAGAACCAGAGTCATCTCTGACAGCCTCagatctgaaaaaagaaaaaaaaagaaaagagccctAATCAAGAGCAAGCCAGAGCATGGCCTTGGCATCTTCCTTCCTTTGCTTTGGGAAACTTTTACTTCTTGCTCCTCCTCTTTGtcctgaaacattttttttttttttcaaagaaaaatctcAGTAAACTCTCTTGCAGCTATTAGCTCAGCCTCTGTGTTCAGCAATCTGCATTTCATGGGCGGATCTTTAAAACCCCATTTCTTATTGTTCTCAGATTCCCCTCAGCCCTCTTCCAGACAGCTGCCTTGCCTTCTAAACACATTTTCCTCCTGACCTTCCCACAGAAAATGTACCCCTAAGAGGCAAGGCCAAAACCCTTGCCGCTTCCTTTCTATTAATAAGGCAAAATCAATTTTCTAGTCAAGTCCCCCGAGAGTCTCCTTTGATGAAATCCACTAATCAATCAAAAGAAAaggctgggggaggcaggaatCTTCAGCGGAATTCCATCTGATGCTCTCAGGTTTGGTCTGTTCCACTTGCCCGTGGCCCCCTCTTCCTCGGTTTCCGCAGGGCCAGTTCCTCTACAACATGTTGGGGCTCCCTCCACTTTCTTCTCCCAAAGCGAAGCAGACAGAGACACACTTGGTCGTTGTTTCCACCAGCCCTGATCGGCCTGAACTGGATCTGCCTCCAGTCAAAACACTGAGAGATGAAGACAGAAAATTGGCTCCAGTTTCCAGCCGTGAGTTGCAGTCCCACAGGAGCCAAGCACAACATCAACGGAGCAGGCGGAATATTAAACAGGAGCCAGGGCTTCAGGGCCAGAGGCAGCCGACAACTCTACACCGCAAAGCTCAGATGCAAGGCAGAAACTTTCCAAGAGGCAGCGCAGCACTGCCCTCCCGGGCAGTTCACACCCTTCCCCAGGGTCTGCGGGGAGACTGGGAGACCTCTCTGCTCTTAAGACGTGCCCTGGGCTGCTCTGCACCTGGGGTGGTGGGGCTGttcccctgggggctcagtgtcTTTACCTGGTCCTAAGTAGGGCTTGAGGTGGGGTCCAGAGTGAGTGCAAGGCGGAAGAAACCAAAAGGCCTCGGGGCCATAGATCAGTGGTGACAGCCAGCAGCCTCAGTGCCTTATTAACCGCCCGATTCCTTTGAGGCCCAAACCTCCACTATCTCACTGTGCCGTTTAAAGAACGGTCACAAAGAGTGATGTCAAGTCTGCTTTCTTGAAGACTGATTTGTCTTTGAAAGACGCTAAGGGTCTAGTTCTTGCTTTCTTCTCCAAATTATACAGCCTGTAATGTTTGGGGGCTAAGGGTAATCTACTGTCGTCTTTCAGGAGACTATTATTACCTACATGTTAAAACAAGGGGCCACTTCCAGGTAAAGGAGGAAAGGCACCAGGCGAAAGGGAAATGGCTTGAGTGGAAATGTCCTTCTGGCTACGCGAGAAGCTCTTGGCAGCAGTGACTCCATCCACCACCCAGGTTTCTCCCTGAGACCCGAAATTCTTTCCCAACCTCAGTGAAGAAGGAAGCCCGGCCTTCTGACATACAGGGGACATGTCCAGGTCAGTGGCTGGGTCAGAGGACCCAGCTGATTTAGGCCACTAAACCAcctttgctgttcagtcgccaagtcgtgtccaactttttcgacccatggactgcagcaagccaggcctccctgtctgaaCTACCtaccttttcttttaaaagtggcAGCAAGGACTTGTTGGAAAAccttatttcaagaaaaaaaaaaaagttctataaaaagaaatggtCAGACACACCATTTATTCTGTTCTTTGAGTCATCAATCAAGAAATTTAGATCACACTGATTTCACAAACTAAGCCATTCTATCACCCAATAGAATGGATGCTCAAACTCAGCATCCAAACAAGGTTTCAAGCCTCATGATAATCTGTTCCCTGGAAGACTCTCATGAAATGGTCCAATTTCTTACCTTATTCTAAGAGACAATTGTTATCAGGAAATGCCACTGCCAGGAGCACAACAATTATAGAGCTTTTTCTCAGAGTCCATAGCCCTGTCTCATTGACTGCAAGTTATTTTCTCGCTTGAAATTTACACTTACTTTTGTGTTGGACTCTGGGAATAAGATCCATGTTTTTTGCCTATGTGGaaattttattacatataaaCTAAAGCAGGTTGACAAATCCATACCCCGTAAGACAAGAGAAACATTTGCAGGCCCCTAGCAGCAATTACCTTTGTTTAATAGGACATTATATGGGCCCTGTGCTGTTTTATGTTAGTAAGagtgtgtttatattttaatgacttATCCTTGTATAGTTTTTTGGTTAAGGATTTCAGTGTTTCTATTTGTTAGTATTGTTTCCAGCACATGAAATTCTACTCTTATGCATCTGAGCTTGAATCATGGCATAATAGTTTTTATCTTggctatttgtttctttcttttatactaTCTAGTttcagtaagttttttttttttttttttttgaatgggaAACTTTTACACACAAAATCCTCAACTGGAGAGGCTGAGTTCCACAAGTACTTTATATTAAAgtctgaataaaatataaatgagttGGAATTATTTGGAGCGGGGAGGAAATTTTGCAATTGAGTCTTCCTAGTCGATTTAGAACTTACACTGGGATGTTAGCAAATTAAGGAGGCAAGTTCAATGTTCATGAAGAATTGGGAGAATGGGGCAGTAAGCCATGATATCACATGAtcgttttatttgtattttgtgtaCACATCCgaactgtcatttttttctcagtgAGATTTACATTGTAATTCTGCTACTGAGTTCAGAAGTTGAAATTCACAAATGTATGAGCTGTGAATACTAGATAAAGTCACAGAGATGCACATttatggtagttttttttttttttttttaacatcagagGTGAGTGGATGCAAAAGAAAGGTGTTAAAGTGTGTTTTGTCTATAAgagggtttaaaaaataaaaactagaaagcCCTTAATCTTTTCTCCTCAGGCTCCTGCATGTCTGCTTTGTCAGCCAAGGTAGCAGAATGACAGCTCAAGCATTCCCCAAAGGCCCAGGGCTAAAGTGTCAAGTTTTGCCAGCAAATGTTCACAGTAAAGTTACCAGGCGGTTTTACACACTATGGTTCTTCCAGATGATTTGGGCTTCTTCTCTCCTTGGAGCCATTATGATGCTAATAGGAGTGGCTGGCACAGAGGACAGGATAGCTGCAGATTCAGTGATGCCTGCCATCCAACAGGGGATCTCAGTCATTCTttgcccaccccatccctctcaTCCATCattggaaaacattttattaagagCATTAGAGCAGTTCAGAGGTCTAACTCCAATACtgaaaagcacagaaataaaagagCTGATATTTTCAATACATCTTGAGGTTGTCAGTCTTAGATATCCTGCCCAGGTGGAATCAAGCCCTTGATCTGCCATTGTCCCTAACAAGCTATCAACAGCTTGGGTTGGTGGTGGCAGGGTCTGGGTGAGTGGAATAAAAATCTTTCAACCCTTCCAAATAGGCAGATGTCGCTTTTCTACCAGTCTCTGCAGTACACCTGTCTGCCCTGGGAAATACATTTTTCAGCTGCTGCTTTGAAAGGCCAAAAGATTTAGGTCTGATCCTGCGGCTGGGAATGGGGTGCCAAACCAGAGGGGGATGAGGTTGGGGGATCCGGGGGTCCAAGCCCAGCCCGGGGTGCCAggtctccccatcccactcccaaGACTGGGGTCTGAGGTTTGGAGACCCACCCCCTGCAGGCGGGCAGCAGCCGATGTCCGAGTCCCCACAGTGACACACCCCCGGGGGTCGGGGGCCCCAGCCTGAGCCCCCCTCGGGGGAAAGCCGGCAGAGCTCCGCCGGCCCTCGGCCGCGGGAGAAAGTAAACACCACCCCAAGTGTCTGGGAACAAAGGCAAGTTGTCTTTCCGCGGTGCTGGAGCCGTGCGCCTCTCCTG is a genomic window of Bos indicus isolate NIAB-ARS_2022 breed Sahiwal x Tharparkar chromosome 16, NIAB-ARS_B.indTharparkar_mat_pri_1.0, whole genome shotgun sequence containing:
- the SERTAD4 gene encoding SERTA domain-containing protein 4 isoform X1, which produces MFQDKEEEQEVKVSQSKGRKMPRPCSGLLLIRALFFFFLFSDLRLSEMTLVLSMNRFCEPIVSEGAAEIAGYQTLWEADSYGGLSPPGPAQAPLQGDRGAGPPLAGSHYRGISNPITTSKITYFKRKYVEEEDFHPPLSSCSHKTISIFEERAHILYMSLEKLKFIDDPEVYLRRSVLINNLMKRIHGEIIMQNNWCFPACSFNGASAQEWFMAQDCPYRKRPRMAKEECEKFHACCLYQECGGHYLNLPLSVNANVGSASTTASSSSPSSSPSSSPPLPLPSCSQQVDFDIGSAPVYKGDGQIPASEIFVTNVRSLGVQEKAKLNDEKVNDDTNRDGGPLSHGPVGNDLAFEGKGQFYDYFETGYNEKSNVSESWKKSLRKKEPSPSNKLCCSKGSKI
- the SERTAD4 gene encoding SERTA domain-containing protein 4 isoform X2, with product MTLVLSMNRFCEPIVSEGAAEIAGYQTLWEADSYGGLSPPGPAQAPLQGDRGAGPPLAGSHYRGISNPITTSKITYFKRKYVEEEDFHPPLSSCSHKTISIFEERAHILYMSLEKLKFIDDPEVYLRRSVLINNLMKRIHGEIIMQNNWCFPACSFNGASAQEWFMAQDCPYRKRPRMAKEECEKFHACCLYQECGGHYLNLPLSVNANVGSASTTASSSSPSSSPSSSPPLPLPSCSQQVDFDIGSAPVYKGDGQIPASEIFVTNVRSLGVQEKAKLNDEKVNDDTNRDGGPLSHGPVGNDLAFEGKGQFYDYFETGYNEKSNVSESWKKSLRKKEPSPSNKLCCSKGSKI